In Cryptomeria japonica chromosome 10, Sugi_1.0, whole genome shotgun sequence, a genomic segment contains:
- the LOC131048207 gene encoding disease resistance RPP13-like protein 4: MESAMVGLVVEKLGWMMIEQINKEASLVLNFRKDFEWLSEKLTRIRSYLREADILSAHNESVKSWLLDVAEIALDAEDILDECVVEYEGTDNESPQSSCVCSLSYSQLVFRYVIESGSHPVAIESKVEQVLHLLNDPVALVIAVVGIGGVGKTFLMQNVFNKIKGEFEKSIWLAISQTYSLTKLQAALAMELGLNEVVNGRVDEVKAAELIHGRLASRKFLIVLDDVWRATEQENLVLALGLPRGNNPCGHNTKQTCEQQHECSCL, encoded by the coding sequence ATGGAATCTGCTATGGTTGGTCTTGTAGTTGAAAAACTTGGCTGGATGATGATAGAGCAGATAAATAAGGAGGCTTCACTTGTTCTTAACTTCAGAAAGGACTTTGAATGGCTGAGCGAAAAACTTACAAGGATAAGAAGCTATCTCAGAGAAGCAGATATCCTAAGTGCACACAATGAGTCCGTGAAAAGCTGGCTGCTGGATGTTGCAGAGATTGCTTTGGATGCAGAGGACATACTCGACGAATGTGTTGTTGAATATGAAGGTACTGATAATGAAAGCCCTCAATCCTCTTGTGTTTGTTCTTTAAGCTATTCTCAGTTAGTGTTTCGCTATGTAATAGAGAGCGGCTCACATCCAGTGGCTATTGAGTCCAAGGTTGAACAAGTCCTCCACCTACTGAATGACCCTGTCGCGCTTGTCATTGCCGTCGTTGGTATTGGCGGCGTCGGGAAGACGTTTCTAATGCAAAATGTATTCAACAAAATTAAGGGTGAGTTTGAGAAATCAATCTGGCTGGCTATTTCTCAGACATACTCCCTTACAAAGTTGCAGGCTGCTTTGGCCATGGAACTGGGTTTGAACGAGGTCGTTAATGGGAGGGTAGATGAGGTAAAGGCAGCAGAGCTGATTCATGGCCGTTTAGCAAGCAGAAAGTTCCTCATTGTGTTGGATGATGTGTGGAGGGCAACAGAACAAGAGAACTTAGTATTGGCACTTGGCCTTCCAAGGGGGAATAACCCTTGTGGTCACAACACGAAGCAAACATGTGAGCAGCAACATGAATGCTCGTGTTTATGA